In Bradyrhizobium manausense, the sequence ACGGCCATCGTCTCGCTGACGGATCTGTCCGAGCTGTGGGCCAACTTCACCGTGACAGAAAAGGACTCTGGCAACCTCAAGGTCGGGCAGCAAGTCCGGCTGAAGGTCGACGCCTATCCGGGCCGCACCTTCGACGGCAAGATCACCACGATCGAGCCGCAGATTGCCGCTGACACCCGCAACATTCGCGTGCAGGCAACGATTGCCAACCCGGAGAAGATCCTGAAGCCGGGCATGTTCGTGACCACCACGGTGGTACTGCCGGACAAGCCGGCCGTGATCACCGTTCCGGAGACGGCGGTTGATTACACGCTGTACGGCGACTCGGTGTTCTTGATCACCGAGAAGAAGGGCGAAGACGGCAAGACCAGCCTGAGTGCGGTTCGCACCTTCGTGCAGACCGGCAACCGGGTCGACGGTCGCGCTGAAATCCTCAAGGGCCTGAAGGTGGGCGACAAGGTCGTCGCCGTCGGCCAGCTCAAGCTGCAATCGGGCGCTGCGGTCGCGATTTCGACCGACCCGGCTCCGCCGATCCCGGCCCAGCCGCCGCGTTACTGACAATACACTCACGTGATCCGGCATGGCCGGGTCACGTCTCGTGAGACAAAGAAATCGAGATCGCCGCGATGCGCTTTACTGATATTTTCATCAAACGCCCGGTCCTGTCGGTCGTTGTCAGCCTGCTGATCCTGCTGATCGGCCTGCGCGCGGCGATGGTGCTGCCGATCCGGCAATATCCGAAGCTGTCGAACACGGTCATCAACATCACCACCGTCTATCCCGGCGCATCCGCGGATCTGATCCAGGGCTTCATCACGACGCCGATCGAGCAAGCGGTCGCTTCCGCCGAAGGTGTCGACTACATGACCTCGTCCTCGGTGCTCGGCACATCGACGATCCAGGTCTACATCAAGCTGAACTTCGATCCGAACCAGGCGCTCACCGAGGTGCTGGCCAAGACGAATTCGGTCAAATACCTGATCCCGAAGGAATCCAACGATCCGATCGTCACCAAGACGACGGGCCAGACCACGGCCGTGATGTATCTCGGCTTCTCCTCCGACGAACTGTCGGGCTCGGCGATCTCGGACTATCTGACACGCGTGGTGCAACCGGTGCTGTCGACCGTCGATGGCGTGGCCTCCGCCGACATCCTGGGCGCCCAGAACTTTGCGATGCGGCTGTGGCTTGATCCCGTGAAGATGGCCGGCCGCAATGTCTCGCCGGCCGACGTCGCATCGGCAATCGCCGCCAACAACTTCCAGTCCGCGGCAGGCCAGACCAAGGGCTATCTGATCGTCTCGAACGTCTCGACGAATACGGGCCTGACCGACGTCAACCAGTTCAGAAAGATGATCGTCAAGGCGAAGGACGGCGGTTTCGTGCGGATGGAGGACATCGCAACCGTCGAACTTGCAGCCCAGAGCACCGACGCGAGCGTCGCCTTCAACGGCGAGCACGCGATCTTCATCGGCGTGCAGGCCACCCCGCAGGGCAACCCGCTGACGCTGGTCAAGGGCGTGCGCGCGCTGTTCCCCGAGCTTGAGCGCAACCTGCCGCCGTCGATGAAGATGAAGGTCGCCTACGATTCGACCAAGTTCATTCAGTCCTCGATCGACGAGGTCGAGAAGACGCTGGGCGAAGCTATCATCATCGTGATCGTGGTGATCTTCCTGTTCCTGGCCTCGTTCCGCTCCGTCATCATTCCGGTCGTCACGATTCCGCTGTCGATGATCGGCGTTTGTACATTGATGCTGGCGCTGGGCTTCAGCTTCAATCTCTTGACCCTGCTCGCGATGGTGCTCGCAATCGGCCTCGTGGTCGACGATGCCATCGTCGTGGTGGAGAACATCCATCGCCATCTGGAAGAAGGGAAGACGCCGGTTCAGGCCTCGCTGGAGGGCGCGCGCGAAATCGTCGGTCCCGTCGTCTCGATGACGATCACGCTCGCGGCCGTGTACGCACCGATCGGCTTCCTCGGCGGCCTCACCGGTTCGCTGTTCCGCGAATTCGCCTTCACGCTCGCGGGCTCGGTGATCGTCTCCGGCATCATTGCTCTGACGCTTTCGCCTATGATGTGCTCGGTGCTGCTCAAGAACACTGAAGAGGGCCGTTTCGCCAAGCTCGTCAACAAGGTGTTCGGCGCGCTGACGCGCTGGTACGGGCGCAGGCTCGACCGCTCGCTCGACTACAAGGCGATCACGGGCCTGTTCGCCGTGACGATCCTCGGGCTCGTCGGCTTCCTCTACATGCACACCTCGAAAGAGCTGGCGCCGGAGGAAGACCAGGGTATCGTGTTCGCGGTGACCAAGGCGCCGAAATACGCCAACATCGACTATGTCGATTTCTACGGTGAGAAGCTCGACAAGGAATTCCAGAAGTTCCCCGAGACCGATCTGCGCTTCGTGCTGAACGGCATCAACGGTCCGCAGGGCGGCATCGCCGGCATGCTGCTCAAGCCGTGGGATGAGCGCAAGCGCTCGTCGATCGCATTGAAGCCGCTGGTCCAGGCCGAACTTTCCAAGATCGAGGGCGTGCAGGCGTTTGCATTCAACCTGCCGCCGCTGCCGGGTGGGCCGGGCGGTCTGCCGGTGCAGATGGTCATTAGCTCCACCGCGGGCTTTCAGACCGTCTTTGAGCAGATGGAGAAGCTGAAGGACGCCGCGCGCAAGAGTGGCATGTTCATCGTCTCTGACAGCGACCTTGCCTATAACCAGCCGAACGTCGAGGTCACGATCGATCGTACCAAGGCCCAAGATCTCGGCGTCAACATGCAGAACCTCGGCTCTACCCTCGCGATTTTGCTCGGCGGCAACTACATCAACCGCTTCAATCTCCAGGGCCGTTCGTATCAAGTGATTCCGCAGGTGCCGCGAGGCCAGCGCCTCTCGCCGGAATCGCTCGGCGGCTATTATGTCGCGACCAACACCGGACAGCAGCTCCCGCTGTCGACCGTGGTCTCGATCAAGACCAAGACCGACCCGAACTCGCTGACGCACTACAATCAGCTCAACTCGGCGACGTTCTCGGCCGTGCCGATGCCCGGCGTGACCGTCGGTGCCGCGGTGGACTTCCTCGAGGGCGAAGCCAAGAAAATGCCGCAGGGCTTCAGCCACGACTATCTCGCCGATAGCCGGCAATATGTTCAGGAAGGCAACCAGCTCGCGATCACCTTCGGCTTCGCGCTGATCATCATTTTCCTGGTGCTGGCGGCGCAGTTCGAGAGTCTTCGCGATCCGCTGGTCATCATGATCTCGGTGCCGATGGCAATCGTCGGCGCGCTGATCCCGCTGTTCTTCGGCGTCGCGACCATGAACATCTACACCCAGGTCGGCCTGCTGACCCTGGTCGGGCTGATCACCAAGCATGGCATCCTGATGGTGGAGTTCGCCAACGAGCTCCAGATCAACGAACGGCTCGACCGGCGTTCAGCCATCGAGATGTCGGCCCGCATCCGGTTGCGGCCGATCCTGATGACGACGGCTGCGATGGTCACCGGCCTGATCCCGCTGCTGACTGCAACGGGTGCCGGTGCGGCCAGCCGCTTCTCGATCGGCCTCGTGGTCGTTGCCGGCATGTCGATTGGCACGCTGTTCACCCTGTTCGTGCTGCCGGCCGTCTATGTCGTGCTGGCGACCGACCATCGCGCGGCAGCCGATTCCGAGCGGAACAAGCAGGTGAACGAACTCGATCTCGACACCAAGGCGCTACGGACGACCTGATCAAGTCCCGATTTGCGTGCGAAGCGGCAACAGCCATCGCTGTTGCCGCTTTTTTTTGTCGCGCGAGATCCCGTATGATGACGGCCGAAGCGCCGATACGTTTGGGCAGGTCGTCGGATGAAGAGACGTGAATTTCTGGCCGTGCTTGGCGGGGCGGCACTGGCGCGCCCCGGCATGGCGTCGGCCGATGCGCCTGGTCGCATCTATCGCGTCGCCACGGTGACGCCGATCGCGCCGGTGACGGCGGAGAGCCGGGGCGGCAAGATTTTGCTCAAGGTGCTCGAGGAACGTGGTTTCAAGCTCGGCCAGAACCTGGCCTTCGAAGCGCGAGGCGCGCTCGGAGACGTCACGATGCTGCCCGCGCTGATCGCGGAGCTGAAGGCAAAAAGTGTCGATGTCATCGTGATCATCGGCTACCCGACGGCGATGGCCGCTAAGGCGGCCGGCATCCCCACGGTAGCGGCCAGCGGTGTCGGCGACCCCGTCGAAACCAGGCTGATCGAGAGCTTGGCCCATCCAGGCGGCAAGATCACCGGCATTTCGGATGTCGCAGCCACGCTCAGCGCCAAGCGGCTGTCGCTCCTCAAGGAGGTGTCACCGAGGCTGACCAAGGTTGCGATGCTCTGGAACAAGGACGACCTTGGCATGACCATGCGCTATCAGGCGTCCGCGAAGGCGGCCCAGGCGCTTGGACTGACAGTGCAGGCATTGGGCGTGCGCGAACCTGACGATTTCGACGAAGCCTTTTCAGTGATGAACGGCGATTTGCCCGACGGCATCCTGATGGTGGCGGACGCGCTGACCATTCTCAATCGCGAGCGCGTGTTCGAGTTCGCGGCCGTCCGAAGGTTGCCGGCGATGTACGAATTCGACGAATTCGCCCGCGATGGCGGTCTGATGTCCTACGGCGCGGACTCCGGGGAATCCTTCGAACGGGCGGCCGCGCTGGTTGCACGCATCCTCAACGGAGCGAATCCCGGCGACCTGCCATTCGAGCTGCCGACCCGCTACCCCCTGGTGATCAACCTCAAGACGGCCAAGGCAACCGGACTTGAAATTCCGCCGACGATGCTGGCACTTGCCGACGAGGTGATCGAGTAACCTTGTGCGCTGCAGCGAGAGACAAGGTCCGGGCTTCTTGCTAGGCTTGGGGGAATGAGCATTTCCGTCCATCCCGACACCCCGCAGACCAGGCCGCTGCCGCGCGCGGCCGAGGGCGGCGTGGCGTCCGGCGAAGCCGGGCCGGGGATCAGGACCCGACTGTTCACCAAATATGTCGCGCTGTTCGTGGCCGTGGTTGCCGTTGCCCTGCTGGCCAACGGGCTGTTCGAGGTTCTCTTCTACTATCGGGAGCACAAGGCCGCGCTGATCCGGGTCCAGCATGAGCAGGCTGAGGCGGCCGCCGCCAAGATCAGCCAGTTCATCAAGGAGATCGAGAGCCAGCTCGGCTGGACCACGCAACTGCCGTGGTCGGCGGGCTCGATCGAGCCGCGCCGTTTCGACGCGTTGCGGCTGCTGCGTCAGGTGCCCGCCATCACCGAACTCGCCCAGGTGGATTCGAGCGGCAGGGAGCGTCTGCGAGTCTCGCGTCTGGCGATGGATGCGATCGACAGCGGCATCGACCTCTCGGACGATCCCAAGTTCACCCAGGCCGTCGCGCACAAGGTCTTTTACGGGCCGGTCTACTTCCGCAGGGATTCCGAGCCCTACATGACACTGGCGCAGGCCGGCGCGCGCAAGGATGCCGGCGTCAGCATCGCGGAAGTCAATCTCAAGCTGATCTGGGATGTCGTGTCGCAGATCAAGGTCGGCGAGCACGGGCATGCCTATGTCGTTGGTCCGGAGGGACGCCTGATCGCGCATCCCGATATCAGCCTGGTCTTGCGCAACACCGATCTTTCGGGACTTGCGCAGGTGCGCGCTGCGCTTGCCGGCGGCGCCATGCCGGATGCCTTGCAGGAAGCGACCAACATCCAGGGACAGAAAGTCCTGACGGCGTCCGCGCCGATCGCTCCGCTCGGCTGGACCATGTTCGTCGAGCTGCCGGTCGAGGAAGCCTATGCGGCGCTCTATGCCTCGCTGGAGCGCCTTGCGATTGTGCTGCTCGGAGCCTCGATCTTCGCGGTGCTCGCCGGGATTTTCCTGGCGCGCCGCATGGTCGGTCCGATCCAAGCGCTGCGCACGGGGGCCGAGCGGATCGGCGGCGGCGATTTCGCCCAGCGCATATCGATCAAGACCGGCGACGAGCTCGAGGAGCTCGCGGACCAGTTCAATCACATGGGCGAGCGCCTGCAGGAATCCTACGCCGATTTGGAAAAGAAGGTCGAGGTACGTACGGCCGAATTGACGGAATCGCTGGAGCAGCAGACAGCGACTTCAGAGGTGCTGCAAGTGATCAGTTCGTCTCCGGGCGAACTCACGCCGGTGTTCCAAAAGCTGCTCGAGAATGCCACGCGGGTCTGCGGCGCGAGTTTCGGCATCATGAATCTGTGGGACGGCGAAGGTTTCACCATTGCGGCCGACTACAACGTGCCGCCTGCGTTCGCTGCTTCGCGAAAAGATGTAGCGATCCGTCCTCATCCGGAGAGCGCGCTCGCCGCCGTCGTCAGGACAAATCAGGTTGTTCACGTCCACGATGTGAAGAACACACCTGCTTATATTGCCGGAGGTTCAAGCCTTCGTGGAATCTCGGACGTGGCCGGTGCGCGCACAATCGTCGTCGTGCCGATGCTGAGAGAGAGCGAGTTGATCGGCACCATCGCAGTCTATCGTACGGAGGTCCGTCCGTTCACCGACAAACAGATTTCGGTGGTCGAGAACTTCACGAAGCAAGCCGTCATCGCCATCGAGAATGCGCGGCTGTTGAATGAGTTGCGCAAACGGACGATGGAGCTATCGCAGTCCCTTGATGAGTTGCGTGCGGCTCAGGGCCGCCTGATCCAGACAGAAAAGCTGGCTTCACTCGGACAGCTCACGGCGGGAATCGCTCACGAGATCAAGAACCCGCTCAATTTCGTCAATAACTTCTCCTCGGTCTCGACCGAGCTGATCGAGGAGCTCAAGGAAGTTCTGCAAGGGGCTTCTCTCGACGACAAGACCAAGGACGAGGTGGGCGAGCTGACCGAGATGTTGCGCGGAAACCTGGAGAAGGTGGTGCAGCACGGCAAGCGCGCCGATTCCATCGTCAGGAACATGCTGCTGCATTCGCGTGAAGGCTCAGGCGAGCATCGGCCCGCCGACATCAATGCGATCGTGGAGGAGAGCCTCAATCTCGCCTATCACGGCGCGCGTGCCGAAAAGCCATCGTTCAACGTGACGCTCGCGCGCGACCTCGATCCGGCCGCCGGGATGGCTGACGTCTATCCGCAGGAAATCACCCGCGTCTTCCTCAACCTGGTCTCCAACGGATTCTATGCGGCGACCAAGCGCAAGGAGAGCGCTGCCGACGGCTTCGAGCCGACCCTGAGTGCAGCGACGAAAAACCTCGGCAACAGGGTCGAGATCCGGATTCGCGATAACGGCGTTGGTATTCCTGAGGAGGTGAAGGAGAAGATGTTCAATCCCTTCTTCACCACGAAGCCGGCCGGCGAGGGCACCGGGCTTGGACTGTCCATGAGTCACGACATCGTCGTGAAGCAGCACGGCGGCACGATCGACGTGAACTCTACGCCCGGTGTATTCACCGAATTCATCATCACCCTGCCGCGCATGATGGCGGCAGGCGGGACGCCCGGAGGCAAGATTTGAACGTTTACATCCTGGTCGTCGACGACGAACCCGACGTCGAGGCGCTGTTCCGGCAGCATTTCCGACGTGACTTGCGCGCTGGTCGCTTTCACATGGAATTCGTGCTTTCGGCGCCCGATGCGATCAAGCGCGCGGCAGAGGTGCGGGATCCCTCGTTGATCCTGATCCTGTCCGACATCAACATGCCCGGCATGAGCGGGCTCGACATGCTGCCCAGGGTGCGTGCCGACCATCCGCATGTCCCGGTCATCATGATCACGGCCTACGGCGACGTCGAGACGCGCAGGAAGGCGATCGAAGGTGGCGCCACCGGGCTCCTCACCAAGCCGATCGACTTTGTGCAATTGCGCCAGGAGATCGATACCAGGCTCGAGCAGGCGGCATGATTCCGACCATTCTCTTCGTCGACGACGAACCGGATCTGGAAGCGCTGATCCTGCAAAAGTTCCGCAGGCAGATCCGCGACGGGCTGGTCAACTTCATCTTCGCGCGCGATGGCGTCGAGGCGCTGGAGTCGATCGAGCAGAATCCGCTTGTCGACCTCGTGGTCTCGGACATCAACATGCCGCGCATGGACGGGCTGTCGCTGCTGCAGAAACTTCAGGAGGCCGAGGACAAGAAGTCGACCATCATCGTCTCCGCCTATGGCGACATGAACAATATCCGCACCGCCATGAACCGCGGCGCGTTCGACTTCTTGACCAAGCCGATCGATTTTCTCGACCTGGAAACCACGATCGAGAAGACGGTTCGGCATATCGAAATGCTTCGCGAGGTGCGACGGCGCCAGATGGAAGCCGAGCGTGCGCATGCGGCGTTGTCGCGTCATTTCTCGCCCGAGCTCGCCAAGCGTCTGGCGGCGGGTGGCGAGGGTGAGGGAATCGCGGTCCAGTGGCGTGACGTCGCGACCATTTTTACTGATATCACCGGATTCACGTCGCTGGTCGAGAGCGCGCCGCCCGAGACGTTGGGTGAGCTCCTCAACGAATATGTCGGCGGCATGACCGAGGTGGTGTTCGCACATGAGGGGACCGTCGCCAAGATCATTGGCGACGCAATTCAGGTGCTGTTCAATGCACCCGGCGATCAGCCTGATTATGCGACGCGTGCGGTCGCCTGCGCCCACGATCTCGATGCCTGGGCGCAGGACTTTTGCGCGCGGCAGAGCGCAAAAGGCGTGAATTTCGGCACCACCCGGATCGGCATTCACGCGGGTGCGGCGCTGGTGGGCAATTTCGGCGGTAACCGCTTCTTCGATTACACCGCCTATGGCGACACCATCAACACCGCCGCACGGCTGGAAGCTGCGAACAAGCAGCTTGGGACACGAATTTGCGTGAGCTCCAGTGTCGCGGAGCGGGCCGAGAATTTCAAGGGCCGTCCTGTGGGTGAGCTGGTGCTGCGCGGGCGTAGCGAGTCGTTGCGCGCGTTCGAGCCGCTGCCGCGGGAAAAATTCGAGGCGCCGGCGACGACGCAATATTCCGAGGCCTTTGCCAAAATGGAGGCGGGTGATGCCGCTGCCATGCCGGCGTTTGCCGCGCTGGTCGGCATGCACGCCGACGATCCTCTCGCCGGATTTCACCTGAAGCGCCTGCTCAACGGCGGCAAGGGCATCCGCATACAATTGGAATAGGGGGCCACATGACGCGTCAATTTTCAGCCGGCAACTATCGGTTCATTCCCTCCGTGTTCCAGTATTCGGCTGGTGCCGCTGCCGATGACGGCCATGAGATCGAGCGCGTCAGATTCGATCGCCTTGTGCCTCTCGCCGAGGGCTTTGCGCTGGCTGCAAAATACATCCAGGCGCAAGGGCGTCCGCTGACGGCCTTCTGTGCCTGCGAGCTGCGCTCGCCGGCCGCCTTTAGCGAGGAAGGCTTTCGCGCGTTCAACCTGCACTACGTCAAGACGCTGTCGGAGTGGGGCATCTTCGACGGCACCACCAATCCGGTAGCGCGCAGCAATGTCTGTCCCGAAATCGATCCGCCGTCCGAACCGTCATTCTACGCGTTCTCGTTCACGCGGCCGACGACTTCGAGGGCGCCGTCCTTTGTGATCGCCGGCGGTGCCGAGGCGCGCGAAGGCAGCGGTACCTATGTCGAGCGCACGGTACGCTATCGCGACCTCAGCCCGGAGGGTTTGCGCGAGAAGGTGCGGTTCACGACGACGGCGCAGATGGAAAGCCGGATGACGGCGTTCGGTTTCGGTTGGAAGGACACCACCGGCGTGCAGGCCTATTCCGTGCACGACTTCCATCACGCGCTGGCGGACGAACTGGTCCGCCGCGGCGCGCTTCGTTCGGGGCTCACCTGGCACTTTGCACGGCCGCCGGTGGTCGATCTCGAATACGAGATGGATTGCCGGCGCGTGATGCGCGAGGTGTTGATCTAACGCTGGCGCGGGTCGAGCGCGTCGCGCAGGCCATCGCCGAGCAGGTTCAGCGACAGCACCACGAGGAAGATCGCAAGTCCCGGCCAGATCGCCATCCAGGGGGCCTGGGTCAGGAAGCGTTGCGCCGCGTTGAGCATGCTGCCCCAGGACGGCGCCGGCGGCTGTTGGCCCAGGCCAAGGAACGATAGCGCGGCCTCGGCGATGATGGCGGCCGCGATCGACAAGGTCGCCTGGACCAGCAGCGCGGGCAGGATGTTCGGCAGGATGTGCGAGAAGGCGATCCGCCAGCCGGGATTGCCGAGTGCCC encodes:
- a CDS encoding ABC transporter substrate-binding protein, producing the protein MKRREFLAVLGGAALARPGMASADAPGRIYRVATVTPIAPVTAESRGGKILLKVLEERGFKLGQNLAFEARGALGDVTMLPALIAELKAKSVDVIVIIGYPTAMAAKAAGIPTVAASGVGDPVETRLIESLAHPGGKITGISDVAATLSAKRLSLLKEVSPRLTKVAMLWNKDDLGMTMRYQASAKAAQALGLTVQALGVREPDDFDEAFSVMNGDLPDGILMVADALTILNRERVFEFAAVRRLPAMYEFDEFARDGGLMSYGADSGESFERAAALVARILNGANPGDLPFELPTRYPLVINLKTAKATGLEIPPTMLALADEVIE
- a CDS encoding adenylate/guanylate cyclase domain-containing protein, which encodes MIPTILFVDDEPDLEALILQKFRRQIRDGLVNFIFARDGVEALESIEQNPLVDLVVSDINMPRMDGLSLLQKLQEAEDKKSTIIVSAYGDMNNIRTAMNRGAFDFLTKPIDFLDLETTIEKTVRHIEMLREVRRRQMEAERAHAALSRHFSPELAKRLAAGGEGEGIAVQWRDVATIFTDITGFTSLVESAPPETLGELLNEYVGGMTEVVFAHEGTVAKIIGDAIQVLFNAPGDQPDYATRAVACAHDLDAWAQDFCARQSAKGVNFGTTRIGIHAGAALVGNFGGNRFFDYTAYGDTINTAARLEAANKQLGTRICVSSSVAERAENFKGRPVGELVLRGRSESLRAFEPLPREKFEAPATTQYSEAFAKMEAGDAAAMPAFAALVGMHADDPLAGFHLKRLLNGGKGIRIQLE
- a CDS encoding ATP-binding protein — encoded protein: MSISVHPDTPQTRPLPRAAEGGVASGEAGPGIRTRLFTKYVALFVAVVAVALLANGLFEVLFYYREHKAALIRVQHEQAEAAAAKISQFIKEIESQLGWTTQLPWSAGSIEPRRFDALRLLRQVPAITELAQVDSSGRERLRVSRLAMDAIDSGIDLSDDPKFTQAVAHKVFYGPVYFRRDSEPYMTLAQAGARKDAGVSIAEVNLKLIWDVVSQIKVGEHGHAYVVGPEGRLIAHPDISLVLRNTDLSGLAQVRAALAGGAMPDALQEATNIQGQKVLTASAPIAPLGWTMFVELPVEEAYAALYASLERLAIVLLGASIFAVLAGIFLARRMVGPIQALRTGAERIGGGDFAQRISIKTGDELEELADQFNHMGERLQESYADLEKKVEVRTAELTESLEQQTATSEVLQVISSSPGELTPVFQKLLENATRVCGASFGIMNLWDGEGFTIAADYNVPPAFAASRKDVAIRPHPESALAAVVRTNQVVHVHDVKNTPAYIAGGSSLRGISDVAGARTIVVVPMLRESELIGTIAVYRTEVRPFTDKQISVVENFTKQAVIAIENARLLNELRKRTMELSQSLDELRAAQGRLIQTEKLASLGQLTAGIAHEIKNPLNFVNNFSSVSTELIEELKEVLQGASLDDKTKDEVGELTEMLRGNLEKVVQHGKRADSIVRNMLLHSREGSGEHRPADINAIVEESLNLAYHGARAEKPSFNVTLARDLDPAAGMADVYPQEITRVFLNLVSNGFYAATKRKESAADGFEPTLSAATKNLGNRVEIRIRDNGVGIPEEVKEKMFNPFFTTKPAGEGTGLGLSMSHDIVVKQHGGTIDVNSTPGVFTEFIITLPRMMAAGGTPGGKI
- a CDS encoding MexW/MexI family multidrug efflux RND transporter permease subunit, with protein sequence MRFTDIFIKRPVLSVVVSLLILLIGLRAAMVLPIRQYPKLSNTVINITTVYPGASADLIQGFITTPIEQAVASAEGVDYMTSSSVLGTSTIQVYIKLNFDPNQALTEVLAKTNSVKYLIPKESNDPIVTKTTGQTTAVMYLGFSSDELSGSAISDYLTRVVQPVLSTVDGVASADILGAQNFAMRLWLDPVKMAGRNVSPADVASAIAANNFQSAAGQTKGYLIVSNVSTNTGLTDVNQFRKMIVKAKDGGFVRMEDIATVELAAQSTDASVAFNGEHAIFIGVQATPQGNPLTLVKGVRALFPELERNLPPSMKMKVAYDSTKFIQSSIDEVEKTLGEAIIIVIVVIFLFLASFRSVIIPVVTIPLSMIGVCTLMLALGFSFNLLTLLAMVLAIGLVVDDAIVVVENIHRHLEEGKTPVQASLEGAREIVGPVVSMTITLAAVYAPIGFLGGLTGSLFREFAFTLAGSVIVSGIIALTLSPMMCSVLLKNTEEGRFAKLVNKVFGALTRWYGRRLDRSLDYKAITGLFAVTILGLVGFLYMHTSKELAPEEDQGIVFAVTKAPKYANIDYVDFYGEKLDKEFQKFPETDLRFVLNGINGPQGGIAGMLLKPWDERKRSSIALKPLVQAELSKIEGVQAFAFNLPPLPGGPGGLPVQMVISSTAGFQTVFEQMEKLKDAARKSGMFIVSDSDLAYNQPNVEVTIDRTKAQDLGVNMQNLGSTLAILLGGNYINRFNLQGRSYQVIPQVPRGQRLSPESLGGYYVATNTGQQLPLSTVVSIKTKTDPNSLTHYNQLNSATFSAVPMPGVTVGAAVDFLEGEAKKMPQGFSHDYLADSRQYVQEGNQLAITFGFALIIIFLVLAAQFESLRDPLVIMISVPMAIVGALIPLFFGVATMNIYTQVGLLTLVGLITKHGILMVEFANELQINERLDRRSAIEMSARIRLRPILMTTAAMVTGLIPLLTATGAGAASRFSIGLVVVAGMSIGTLFTLFVLPAVYVVLATDHRAAADSERNKQVNELDLDTKALRTT
- the cnbZ gene encoding 2-amino-5-chloromuconate deaminase CnbZ, producing the protein MTRQFSAGNYRFIPSVFQYSAGAAADDGHEIERVRFDRLVPLAEGFALAAKYIQAQGRPLTAFCACELRSPAAFSEEGFRAFNLHYVKTLSEWGIFDGTTNPVARSNVCPEIDPPSEPSFYAFSFTRPTTSRAPSFVIAGGAEAREGSGTYVERTVRYRDLSPEGLREKVRFTTTAQMESRMTAFGFGWKDTTGVQAYSVHDFHHALADELVRRGALRSGLTWHFARPPVVDLEYEMDCRRVMREVLI
- a CDS encoding response regulator — encoded protein: MNVYILVVDDEPDVEALFRQHFRRDLRAGRFHMEFVLSAPDAIKRAAEVRDPSLILILSDINMPGMSGLDMLPRVRADHPHVPVIMITAYGDVETRRKAIEGGATGLLTKPIDFVQLRQEIDTRLEQAA